The following is a genomic window from uncultured Draconibacterium sp..
TGTTTCCTTTCATAATGTGTTGATTAAAATGAATTAATTATGTCTGTAATAACTCTGCTACGTTTTTGAAGAATAGCTTCAAAATTTCCTTGTTTATATCTTAAAAATGTGTCTTTTAGAGCAGTGTCGTTGTAATCTATATCAACTTTGGGCAGAATAAATCCATCAGCACTGACACACAATTGTCTGTAAAAAGGTAGATTGAAAAAGTCAAGCGAAAACTGAATGATATTTGAGCTCGCTTTTATGATTGGATCTTCTCCTTCTGATAAATATTTCTGACAGATTTTTTTTATTAATGAGTCGTTATTCCAAAAGTCAGTTAATGAATGATGCTGAATACAGAAGAAAGTGTTGATGTCAAGAGGCTTGCTATGCAATAACGTATTCAAAGATAAGATTGTTTCTGAAAACTGAGATTGATCAATTAGTTCTTGCTGCATTCTTGTAGCATTTCCAAGCGGAAGAATAGGTGCAGCAAAAAATCTAGTAATTCCAATTGAAGCTAGTTGGCGCGTCAATTCCGCATAAGATTTATAGTTGCGCTTGTATAGTGACGTTGAGATGCTAATTTTTGATGGGTTGATCAGTTTTTGTATTGCTTTAATGCTTTTTATTGTGTTGTTAAAGTTACCTTTTCCTCTTAAATAATCATGGTTGTTTTTGAAACCATCTATACTGAATTCAATATAATCAATATAGCTAGATATTTGGGAGTAGTATTCTGAACTGCCACTTCCATTAGATATTACTCCGCAAAATGTATCAGGAAAGGTGGTTTTTATATATCGAATTATTAGCATAGTCTTTTTGTCAAGTGAACTTTCTTTGCCCGAAATATGGAAGTGTCGGCATCCAACAGAATGCCAATTGTTAATTAGGCTAATCCATTCGTCAAGTTCTAGTTCTTTGTTGCATAAGGTTGACTCGCCATAATAACAATGCTTACATTTTAGATTACATTTATGGCTAACTGATAAATCAATTATTAAAGAAGAGTAATTGTTTCGTTCGAGCAATAAAGTGTTTTTTAATTCTTCATTGTCAAAATATATTCTTAAAATTTCCAATACATTACTGTCCATTCGAATAACTAGTTATGTTTCATAATAAAGAAGGTAGTCCGCATCTTTTTCAGGATTCATTAATTCAAATATATATAGGTCTTTATTTAAATTTGATGGGTAGACAGCTCTAAGGAATGTTGGTTTGTCATCAGAAATTCCATATTTATAGGCCTCAACAACCCTTAGATTCATCTCATTAGATTTTTGCAACATAATTCGTAAATTTTGTGTTCGATCTGAAAAAATATTGGGTAAGGCAATGTAGTCGCTACTGAAAAATAGCATTTTAGGCCATTCCCATTCCAATGTTAGATCAAAATATTCATTTTCTTTTTTTAGTGTGTCAAAAGAAATGATAATATCTTTAACGGTAGTATTTCTTCCTTTATCTGATATTCTTGCTCTAAGCGTCATATTCCTTAAATTGTCAACGGCAGAGAACTTTAATTGACTGTAATCAATAATTCCATCTCCACCTATTACTATTTTGATATTCCATGATTCTTTTGTGTGCTTTCCGACAAATCGGTATGAACAGAGAGCATCCCTGAATTTATTTCCATCTCTTATCTTAACTTTTAGTTCCAAGTTTACTAGGTCGATTTGATTATTTGGAGTAACTTCTCCTGATTTCCAAAGATGTGAATATATTAATGGCCATTTTTTAAAAAACGGAACGCGTTGAGTTTTTTCCAAAATACCAACGCGGACCTGAAGATCCCTTATCTCTTTTCTTCTCCTATAGAGGTAATTTGTTGTCAGATAGACTATTGTGCCAATTACTAATAGGAGACCTACTATTATTGTTGGTTTTTGGAATTTGGGTTCAGAAATAATTGCTGCAATACTTGCTATGGAACCGATGATTCCTAGTATATAAATTCCTTTAGTAACAATGCTCTTTAAAGATAAATTCATATTGAGATGGAAGTTAGACTTTGATTATGTTAAAAATAAGTAGAAATTGGTTCGAAATATTACATTTTAATAAATAGCAGAAATATAGGTTTTTATAACTACATACACAAAAAGGTAGTATAACTATTTTATTTTAATTCTGTTATTTTAAAATTTTTTAGGATCATAGCAATTGTATTTTTTGCTAAAATACTGATCTATAATTGTTACAACAGAAGTTTTAAATTAAACAGTTGACAGCGGAGTGTTAATTCACCGGAGAACTTTGCCTGTTCAAATGATTTTAAAGATCGAATGTTGGTTAGCAGACACAAAAAAGGACCTTGATTTAAGGCCCTTTTCTATTTTGTTGTTTCTTGTTTTTAATGATCGTCGCCAAAATAGGCATGCTCAAAAAGGTGAAGCTTTTCGCGCAGTGTATCAATAATGCTTAAACCGGTGCTTTGTTTACTCTTCATTGCAAAAACCGAAATGTGGTGTAACAGTTCCAGTTGTTTTGCATATTTGCGATAAGCAGCCTCGTCGGCCGATGAGGTTATTTTTACACGTTGGTGCAAAAAATACTGGCTAACAATTTCCTGCATTTCTTTGGCATGCTCTTCTTTGTTCATTACCCAACGAACCAGCTGATTGTAATCGGGATTTTCCGATTTTGATAATTCGTTGATCTGGTTCATCGATTTTTCAATGGTTTCAATGTGCTCGTATAACAGGGCAATGCGAACCGAGTCGCCATAAATTCCACAAGGAATTTCGCAATGTGCTTTTGCCTGAAAACTTGAAAGTGTAATTATACCCATTATTAAGGCTACGGAAAAAACTTGTGTAATTTTTTTCATTTTGTGTTTTTTATGAGTTCAAAGAATTATTTCTTAATAACTGTCTGTATAACAATAAATGAAGAATGAGGTTTGAGTTCGTTTCATATTCCTCTTTGATGGGAAACAGAATTTTAATTGATTTTTTTAGAAAAAAAGTTTTGACTTTTAAGAAAAGCTATTACTTTTGCATCGCTTTTGAAAAGCAAACGTTCTCACAGAGGGAATTAATCTTCCCCAGTAGCTCAGTTGGTTAGAGCGGCGGACTGTTAATCCGTAGGTCGTTGGTTCAAGTCCAACCTGGGGAGCCAAAAGAAAAGCGCTTAGAATCTTTGATTCAGGCGCTTTTTTGTTTTTATACACTTTCTTACAATTATTTCAATTTCTTCTTTTCTACGCCGGTTTTGGTGCAAAAGGTAAACCGAGATGTAAACCAAAATTTATCATGAATGCATCTATTAGCGTTATTTGTTACAAGTCAAAAACCTTGGCGAACGGAGAACACCCATTAATGGTTAGAATCACTAAAATGGGTAAAAGAACTTATCAAAGTCTTGGACTCTCAATCCATCCAAAATACTGGGACTTCAAGCGAAACCAACCTAAACGAAATTACCCGAATAAGGAAGAACTACAAAACCTAATTACTACAAAGAAAAATGAATTTCAGAAAACGATTTTAGAGTTAAATATTACTCAAAAAGAATACTCTGTTGGGACAGTAAAAGACAAAATAGGTAAACCAAAAACAGTAAAAATGGTAGACCAAGTCTTTTTAGAATATATTGATAGCCTAAAACAGTCGAAAAGGTTACGTTATGCAGAATCCTGTAAACTGGTTTATAACTCGTTAATCCACTTCAATAAACATCTAAACATTTATTTTTCTGAAATTGATCTTAGTTGGCTTCGTAAATACGAAAAATGGCTGCAATCGCAAAAGCTTGCAATTAATACTGTTGGAATACGGTTTAGAACTTTAAGGACTATTTATAATTATGCAATAGTAGAAAATCATGTAAGTGCTGAATGTTATCCTTTTAAGAAATTTAAAGTTTCAAAATTTCAGCAGGCTACCGCTAAACGCTCTTTAACCAAAAAGGATATTGATAAGGTTCTTAATTATATTGCATCCAATAAAAACCAACAATTAGCAATTGACATATTTACTTTTTCCTACTTAATGGGCGGAATAAATTTTGTCGATATTGCTAACCTTACACAAGAATCCATAATTGACGATAGGCTCATTTATATCCGCAAAAAAACAGGAAAGCTTATAAAAATGCCTCTACATGTAAAAGCGGTTGAGATAATGCAGAAGTACATCAATAATCGCAGTAGATACATATTTCCAATTCTTTTTAATCACCATAAAACGGAGCTACAAAAAACAAATAGAGTAAATAAAATTACTAGCAAAATAAACAAACAGCTTAAAGAGGTTGGAAAAGAATTAGGCCTACCTATTGATTTAACTACCTATGTTGCAAGACACTCATTTGCAACTGTTTTGAAAAGGGCTGGCGTTTCAACTTCTTTAATTAGTGAATCTTTGGGGCATAGCTCTGAAAAGGTTACACAGTTTTATTTAGATAGCTTTGAGAATAAGCAATTTAATGAAGCCATGAAACATTTGCTCTAAAAAAAATACTGCTTACGTTAATATTATTGATAATTTTGTAAAAGCTGAAACGTCAGCAATTTTATTGATTTTAACGTAAGCGTAAGGCATTATTCTTTAACTCAGAAATCGCCAATTTCAAAAACAGTACAAGAATAATAGCGATAGCGCTCGCGCCACCTTATATGGCGTGGGATGCTGTTGTCTATTTGTGTACTGTGGGTGTTTGGCGATACCTTGAGTTAATCGGATAGGCTTTCAGTTCCCACGCTTTCTATTTTTAACACCTAACGAGGGAGCGGTCAGGTCAACACTCATAATATGAAAAAACTAACCTTGTTTCTTGTAGCGTGTTTCTCTTTATTTCTTACAAGTTGCAATGATGCTGTTGAGGCTGCTTACGGTTTGGCAACATTCTTCTTTATTGTTATTAAATGGGGGCTAATATTGTTAGTCGCAGCTTTTATCATTGCATTTATAATTAGTCTTTTTAATCGAAAATAAAACACTATGCTAAGTAAAAGAGACCGGGTTTTAGTAACACTTACAATTGCAATAGTGATTTATATAATTGTTGGGCTAATTGCAAAAAATGTTTTTCACATAGATAGCTATTTCCCGGAGGATAAACCACTACAGCAGACATTTAAGGGAATTGGAGACTCAATATTACATGTTGACGAAGGTATGTTCGTTAGTAAAGATACGCTTACAATTAATAGGGATACAATTACTAATGTTGAGCATGGCACAAATGAAGATTCTGTGGAGAACGTTTATAATCTTACTATACGTGTTCAGGATAACAAAATAATCGGAGTTAAACTTGACGATCAATAAAAAAGATTATCAACGAGATAAACAGAAAAGAACAAAAAATGTTAAACTAGATATTAGGGAAATACTTGCACACAATATGGCGCTAAGCGTAACATTTGTTGACGTAAAACGACATTATGCCCCATTCGAGAGGTCATCAAAATGCTTGACGGAGTCATGTACTCACATATCGTTAAAACCTCAGGTGAATAGTTTTGGAAAAATGGCTGATTACTGAAACACATCATACCAATAAGCATTATAAAAATTTAGACATACTTTGTCCTCGTAATTCAAGAATGAGGTAAATTTTTATTTCCGGTTTATTTAGGTAGCAATATTTCAAAAAAATATCCCATCTTTAAATTACGAGACTTGCAATATCTTTAAACTATTGATTACTAATGGAGACCATAAAAATAAAATTTCATAAAGAAGATGAATATTTAACTACTGTTTTTGAGAGAGAGGCTTATGCATATAATTCAATCCCAACAAACTGCATTTTAGATAAAACATTACCGGGTCTTGGTGCAACTTATAGCGAAATTCTGGCTAAACGGAATTCCATCATTATAGAGCCAAATATTCCGGTAATACTTGGTAAAACTAATAACGGAAAAGATAAACAGTTACTTGCAGTTTATGAAAAGCAAACAGATAAAACGATTGAAAAATATCTAAACAATGCTCGAATCCGGTTTAAAAAGATACTCTGCACTCCTGAAAGTTTTATGCGAGTAAGGAGAATTGCAGCCAGTTCTGGAATTAATATTTATGTGGATTACTTCTGCTTATTTGATGAATGTGAAAAAATAACTCAGGATATAGATTTTCGTGAAAACATTGCATTGCCAATGAATGATTTTTTTTCATTCACCAACAAAGCATTTGTTTCGGCTACTCCATTAGATTTAAGAAATCCGAATTTTGCAGAACACGGTTTCTTCAAATTAAAGGTTGATCCACAATTCGATTACAAAAAGGATATTGATCTGATTGTTACTAACCGATACGATAAAACGGTAATCGATAAACTGGAAGAATTAAGGGATAGTGAATGTGTTTGTGTTTTTCTGAATAGTACGAACGGAATAAATAAGATAGTTACTCATCTGGAAAGTAAACGGATTAATGACTATAAAACTTTTTGCTCTGATAAAAGTGTAATCAAGTTTAAAGATCGGGAGATTTCAAACAGCTTCGAAAATCTGGACTTACCGTTAGCAAAATACAACTTCTTTACATGTAGGTTCTTTTCTGCTGTGGATATTAAAATTGATAAAAGGCCGGATATTTTGATTCTTACTGATCTAAATGAAGCAAAATATTCCAGAATCGACCCGGTAACAAATGCGATCCAGATTTATGGAAGATTTCGAAATGTTTTTGAAGATGGGCGTTCTTTTAAATCACTTACCCATATTACCAATGTGGACGAATCCGAAAACGTGCTAGCTGAACCGGATATTGAAACATATTTGGAAGAATCAGAATTACAGTACGACACAATCAAAAATAAACTTGAATCAGAAACGAATACAGGGAGAGCCGAACTTTTAAAAACCGATTTAAGAAAGATTACGTTTAATCGCTTCATTAATGAAGATGGCTCAAAAAATTATTTTGCTATTGATAATTTTTACGATGATGAACGAGTAAAAGGATATTATCTTACAGCTGAATCGATTGAATCCGCATACTGTAAAACGAATCATTTTAATGTAAATCCTGACCAAAAAATTGAGATTGTTGGTGACCGGGAACTATTACATTACAAACGGCTCCGATCTGATTTAAAATCCAGAGAATACATAGTTAAAATTCTTGCTTCTTTGGATGAAAGTGATGTGGAATCAGATATTATCGAAGTGGTAAAGAATCAGTTCCGAAAGCATGAGGTAAGGGAGAAAGCAGAAGTAGCGAAATACATTATTGATGCCTACGAAAAGTTAGGTGCGGAAGCACTTAAACAAACAGAATTTAAAAAGAACCGGATTGATTCATTATTAAATCAACAGAATAAAGAATTCAACCACAGAAAGATGTTTTCTCAACCTGTAAGGGAGACAATAAAAAACAGGCTTTCAGAAAATACCGAATATCCGTTTGAAGATGTGGTTAAAGTTTTTGAAGAAATTTTTACTGCTAACGGAGTTGAGGCAAAATATAATCTAGCGACTATTCGAAAATTTTTCGGCGCAGATATGCGCGGAGGGAAAAAAGACGGTTGGGTAAAATTGTGGCTATTTCAACCAGATGAAGAATTGTAACTTTATTAAATCAAAATGGACGGAACCAAACTTATTAGTTTAAAAAGCATTCAAAGGGGAATCTCCTTAATCCCTGCGTTAACCATATTTTTAATCTTTTTTGCAGCATTAAAAAACTATTTCTATTACACACATTTCGGTTTAAACATTTTTGATTTTTGGTCGCTGCAAGAAATTATAATATCATTTTTAGATGAGATAGTGTTCATTATAATAATGATCCTCGCCATTTCTACTATTCTTCCAACGAGGATTCCATCTCCATTAAAACTTCTTTACGAGTTTAGGAATGAGAAAAAGATCATTGATATAAAACCAAAGAATCCTGTAGAAAATCAAAAAGCAGTGGTCGAAATTACTAAGATTTATCGAATTATAGGGCTGTTAACATTCTCTCTAATTTTTATATTTAGTCTCTTTCAATTTTTCACAAAAAAAACAAATGAATATCAGTTATGGCTATCAATCTTAGCAACAAGCACTTTGATTGCTGGTACAATAGTTCTTTCAAGTCAGATAATTAAAGCCAAAGATTTTTTCCCGTTAATTATTTATTTTCCGGTTTTACTGACTATTGCATTATTCGGATTTTCTTTGATCTTAGCCTC
Proteins encoded in this region:
- a CDS encoding site-specific integrase, producing the protein MNASISVICYKSKTLANGEHPLMVRITKMGKRTYQSLGLSIHPKYWDFKRNQPKRNYPNKEELQNLITTKKNEFQKTILELNITQKEYSVGTVKDKIGKPKTVKMVDQVFLEYIDSLKQSKRLRYAESCKLVYNSLIHFNKHLNIYFSEIDLSWLRKYEKWLQSQKLAINTVGIRFRTLRTIYNYAIVENHVSAECYPFKKFKVSKFQQATAKRSLTKKDIDKVLNYIASNKNQQLAIDIFTFSYLMGGINFVDIANLTQESIIDDRLIYIRKKTGKLIKMPLHVKAVEIMQKYINNRSRYIFPILFNHHKTELQKTNRVNKITSKINKQLKEVGKELGLPIDLTTYVARHSFATVLKRAGVSTSLISESLGHSSEKVTQFYLDSFENKQFNEAMKHLL
- a CDS encoding superoxide dismutase [Ni] translates to MKKITQVFSVALIMGIITLSSFQAKAHCEIPCGIYGDSVRIALLYEHIETIEKSMNQINELSKSENPDYNQLVRWVMNKEEHAKEMQEIVSQYFLHQRVKITSSADEAAYRKYAKQLELLHHISVFAMKSKQSTGLSIIDTLREKLHLFEHAYFGDDH
- a CDS encoding radical SAM protein, encoding MDSNVLEILRIYFDNEELKNTLLLERNNYSSLIIDLSVSHKCNLKCKHCYYGESTLCNKELELDEWISLINNWHSVGCRHFHISGKESSLDKKTMLIIRYIKTTFPDTFCGVISNGSGSSEYYSQISSYIDYIEFSIDGFKNNHDYLRGKGNFNNTIKSIKAIQKLINPSKISISTSLYKRNYKSYAELTRQLASIGITRFFAAPILPLGNATRMQQELIDQSQFSETILSLNTLLHSKPLDINTFFCIQHHSLTDFWNNDSLIKKICQKYLSEGEDPIIKASSNIIQFSLDFFNLPFYRQLCVSADGFILPKVDIDYNDTALKDTFLRYKQGNFEAILQKRSRVITDIINSF